The Lolium rigidum isolate FL_2022 chromosome 1, APGP_CSIRO_Lrig_0.1, whole genome shotgun sequence region CTCCTTTATCTAATGACTCTAAAAAACAGTGGACACTAACTCAACCTATCAGCATCTAGTGTGATCTTCCAATTTTTCACTAACTATAGTTAACTTGGTTCTATGTTTCTAGGACTCCAGAACATATGTTGACATGCGTTTCTAAAAGGATACCAAATATATGCCCATTTATTCATAAAACACACAGTCTCCAGTCCCTTGCAGGCTCGGATCTTGGGGTGTGGGCATTGACCTAAAAGTCAGCCTTGTGGTCCTAGAACACTGTTGGGGTCCTTGGGGAGCCTTAGATCTACTTGAGTCCTCCAAAGGGCACATGCTCCAAGTTGTAACAATCAGTCACAGTTTACGGCATGACCGAAATTTGTCTAATCTTAGGTGCTGGAATCATGTCAAGTTCATGATGATAGTTGCTCAGAATGGTCTACGGGGCATCTGCAAGCAGCATAGGCTTGGCAAGTGTGTCATTCTGTCGTGGGATTATGTGATTCGGAACTTTAGGCGAAGCTGAAGATAACGAGTCGTAAACTAAAGCCCAAATTAGTCAATAATATACTTAGGCCTGTTAATTTGAACTAGATATCGATGCCCACCCAAAAAATACATCAATTTCAAACAGGCccttatgtgctctgctcttttcCAGTATTACAAAGTACAAATTGCAGGAGTGGATGGGTTATATGACCTTTGTTGTATTTCATTTTATCACTAGAGATTGGAATGGCATAGTCGACCAGTCAAAATTCCATTTAACTTCATATCCAATTGACCCACGATTTTTTGCTTCTGGTCCATTTTGTTACTATGTTTTCCTTCATTATATGGTTTGCTAAATACACTCAATACCTTTGAAATCTCTCAATTTAAGAGCAACATCTTTCTTATCTTCATAGAGTGGTACATTCATTAATCTTCTCTTAGCTATGTAATGTTGTGAACTACATCTGTCATATTCCCCGCATGTTATTCTTTTGAACCATCTGTTGATGTTCCCCGCAGCTCACAGCCTTTCTGGCATGTATTTCTTGCAGAAGGACATCCAGAAGCTCATTGCGGCATAAGTACTTTAGAGTCTAACTTCAGTTAAGATGTCCTGTATATATTTGTTTTTTTCTGAGAACTGAAGTTTTGCTTGTGATTACAACTCCTCTGTGATAAAATGGTTCCTGTCTCTGCAAAATATTCACTGATATGTTTAGACATTTCTGAACTTTGGTACTCATCATTGGGTTGGAAGCACAAGCAAAAATTAAGACGCTTAAATACTTCTGACGGCCTCTTGGCAATGACCTGGAAGGAGCGAAATTGGCACACGACACACTTACCTACACATGCCTATTTTTGTGTCAGTTTTCAAAAACAATACACACATGCCTACGCAGGACATGGTTTTGTAAGGAGTGAACAGAAGCGCATAACACCCCTTCCTCAGTTTTAGTTTACTGTTGCTGGGCTTTGTTGTGCTGTTCTTACTTTATAATCTGCTGTAGAGAAACAGCAACAGAAGTGGCAAGAGCAGGCCAAACACTAAAATAGGCGAAATTGGTGAGGCAACATCGTACCAAACGCAACCTGTAGGCTTTGTTTACTTAGTGTATTTGCGGGGGGTTGAAGGGGATTATTTCGAATCCCGGAAAAATCCTCACTTGTCTGTTTACTTCTTCGGGTTTAAACGAAATATTCCCAGAGATATCCCATCcccacttttttttttgtctaaatTAGAAACTTTTATAACCGAAAAGGGTTTGTCTATGTTTCAGTCATTTTTCTGTTTCGATAAATCCAGAAAAGTGTAATTGTATCGAGTTGTGGGAAAAGTCCAATTGAGTGAGGGCAGGAGTGTGTAAATCTTAAAAATGCAAGTTGCCCTTTTCACTAAACAGCCACGCTTTTTAGAAAAGTGTCATCTAAATTACATTTACACTTCTTTAAATGGATCGAGACTTCATAAAATCTCAGTCAGCTCAAACTTAGCAAAACTCTACAAACAACTCAAACAATACACAGACTAGCTAGATCAACAGAGATCAAAACGTGTAAGCGCCGCACATCTATATCCTGATTTCGCAACCATTTGTCAGAAAGACGAATCCGTGGTAGAGCATGACCCATCGCTGACGGTCATCACCACCGACGGCGCCGCGCAGCCACGCTTGGCGAGGTCCTCCCCGATGAGGGTGATCTCGTGGCACACCTCCACCATGGTCGGCCGCGCCGGCGGCGAGTGCTGCGTGCATGCGAGCCCGAGGTCGATCAGTTCGGCTACGATGTCGTCCGCCCCCACCGTCTCGTCAACCTGCACCACCGGCGATCCCCTGCCGGTCAGCCATGACCGCGCGACCACGGCGGCGAAATTGTGTGGGTGGTGCCGCCTGACCCAGTCGTGCAGCGTCAGCCCCTCTTGGAAAAGCACGTCAGTCGGCCGCTTCCCTGTGATCAGCTCCAGGATCATCACGCCGAAGCTGTACACGTCGCCTTCTGTCGAAGGCTGTCCTCCTAATCCGTACtctgaaacaaagcaagaacacatGGAAAAATTTGTAAGAGAAGAACGTACCATGCATTTGCACAATTGCACTGACCAATCTGACAGTAGGTTACCTGGCGCAATGTAGCCGACGGAACCTTGTAACAATCCGGTAATGGAGTTGCACGGATCGGCAGAGCCCGTGATGTCGAGGCCGTCGTCGCCGACGTCCTTGACCAGCCGCGCGATGCCGAAATCAGCCACGACGGCCGTCATGTCGTCGTCGAGGAGGACGTTGCTGGGCTTGAGGTCGCAGTGCACGACGCGGACGGGCGCGTAGTGGTGGAGGTAGGCGAGCCCTTCGGCGACGTTGCCGGCGATGGCGAGCAGACGTGCGAGGTCCATGCCGCGGCCGGCGCTGCCGTCGCGAGGGTAGAGACGGTTCTCGAGGCTGCCGTTGGGCATCAGCGGGAGCACGAGCGCGTGGAAGTCCGGCTGGCTGCACGTGGTGACCACGCGCACCAGGTTCCGGTGCCGCGTCCGCCGCAGCACATCACACTCCCGCTTGAAGCTCCGGGAGACCTCGCCACCGCCTGTCTTCGGGTCGAGCACCTTGACGGCGACCCGCGTGCCGTCGCGGAGCGTCCCCTCGTACACGCGCCCGAACCGTCCTGCCCCGATGAGGCTCGATTGCTGGAAGCCGCCCGTCGCGTCGGAGAGCTCCCGGTGCGAGATTCTCGGGTGATCTCCCCTCTCCGTCCACTCGTCGCCACCGTACGAGAGTAGCGTCGATTGCCGCCCGTCTCGTCCGACGTTCGCAGTTCTCGCCACGGCCCGGCACGCGGCGAGTCCAAAGATAGCCACGGCGAAGCTCGCAACCGTGACGACCACGGGCACCACCACCCGGCGGTTATGGAGCACTCTTCGCTGCACGCCGCCGCACCGAGGCAAGCCAGGCACCATCGACGACATCCCCACGCACAGTCCGGCATCACCCAGGAACGCGTCCGCCGGGAACCCCGGGAAGGCCCCGCCGCTGGGCACCTCGCCGGAAAAGCCGTTGTAGGAAAAATTAACACGCCGCAGGGACGCCGCTGTCTCCAAAGACAGAGGCAGATGCCCCGTGAGGCCATTACAGGATACGTCGAGGACCTCCAGGAACGGTAGCGACCCAACGGTCTCCGGTAAGCTGCCTCCCAGCGCGTTGCGCGAGACGTCGAGGTACTCGAGCGCGATGCAGGTACCGAGCTGCGGTGGGATCACGCCGGAGAGCCTGTTCGACGACAGATTGAGCACCTGGAGCATTGTCATCTTGCTGATGGTCGCCGGGATTGGGCCTTCCAGCTGGTTGCTGGAGAGGTTCAGGTAGAGCAAGCCACTCAGCCCGGACAAGTCGGCGGGGATCTCACCTCCCAACATGTTGTGGGAGAGATCGAGATTTTGGAGGTTCGCACACCGCGCGATGCTCGGAGGAATGGCGCCGGCGAGGTCGTTGTGATGGAGCG contains the following coding sequences:
- the LOC124706461 gene encoding putative leucine-rich repeat receptor-like serine/threonine-protein kinase At2g24130 encodes the protein MAATPASVLAFAFFIFFPFLHGAGGASEEDDRSTLLAFKAGVSGDPNGALAGWGASSDVCNWTGVACDMVARHVVKLVLRKQKLSGEVSPALGNLSHLRILNLSGNFFAGRIPLELGNLSRLNSLDVSSNMLAGTVPPELGNLSSLNFLDLSGNGFGGAVPPELGKLSGLKQLSLGANQFQGPIPVELTHTRNLVYLNLGENNLSGHIPAAIFCNLSALQYIDLSSNSLDGEIPIRADCPLPDLNFLVLWSNNLVGGIPRSLSNSTKLRWLLLESNFLAGELPSSEMFGGMKSLELLYLSFNYFKSSQNNTDLEPFFASLTNCTGLKELGVAGNDLAGTIPPVVGRLSPALTQLHLEFNNIFGQIPANLSDLANLTALNLSHNLINGSIPPGIAGMRRLERLYLSNNLLSGEIPPSLGNVTRLGLVDLSQNRLGGAIPGTLSDLTQLRVLALHHNDLAGAIPPSIARCANLQNLDLSHNMLGGEIPADLSGLSGLLYLNLSSNQLEGPIPATISKMTMLQVLNLSSNRLSGVIPPQLGTCIALEYLDVSRNALGGSLPETVGSLPFLEVLDVSCNGLTGHLPLSLETAASLRRVNFSYNGFSGEVPSGGAFPGFPADAFLGDAGLCVGMSSMVPGLPRCGGVQRRVLHNRRVVVPVVVTVASFAVAIFGLAACRAVARTANVGRDGRQSTLLSYGGDEWTERGDHPRISHRELSDATGGFQQSSLIGAGRFGRVYEGTLRDGTRVAVKVLDPKTGGGEVSRSFKRECDVLRRTRHRNLVRVVTTCSQPDFHALVLPLMPNGSLENRLYPRDGSAGRGMDLARLLAIAGNVAEGLAYLHHYAPVRVVHCDLKPSNVLLDDDMTAVVADFGIARLVKDVGDDGLDITGSADPCNSITGLLQGSVGYIAPEYGLGGQPSTEGDVYSFGVMILELITGKRPTDVLFQEGLTLHDWVRRHHPHNFAAVVARSWLTGRGSPVVQVDETVGADDIVAELIDLGLACTQHSPPARPTMVEVCHEITLIGEDLAKRGCAAPSVVMTVSDGSCSTTDSSF